In Dehalococcoidia bacterium, one DNA window encodes the following:
- a CDS encoding alpha/beta hydrolase, whose translation MTIQTTGYQEKTIEARGLRFHYLEWGRPTSPPMIVLHGLTGLARMWDVFCDAFQDEYRVFALDQRGHGDTQWPDPPSYAGDDYVEDVRALADLWGLDRFVLIGLSMGAHNTLGFASKYPDRVVKAVPIDIPPAMQRRQEGPPSGERRGVEQPAQTEFDSVEEMFRQARQLNQIASDEMIRHRVTNNARQLSSGKWTWKYSPDAPRLWRPEDLWDRLPRITAPTLVVRGGVSNVLTQEVAEKEAAAIPNGRLVVIEGSGHPVPMDRPRELEAEVRAFLRE comes from the coding sequence ATGACCATCCAAACGACGGGATATCAGGAGAAGACGATCGAGGCGCGCGGCTTGCGCTTCCATTACCTCGAATGGGGCCGGCCTACCTCACCGCCGATGATCGTGCTCCACGGCCTCACGGGGCTGGCGCGGATGTGGGACGTCTTCTGTGACGCCTTCCAGGACGAGTATCGCGTCTTCGCCCTCGACCAGCGCGGGCACGGAGACACGCAGTGGCCGGACCCGCCCTCCTACGCCGGCGACGACTACGTGGAGGACGTGCGCGCCCTTGCGGACCTCTGGGGCCTCGACCGTTTCGTGCTCATCGGCCTTTCGATGGGGGCTCACAACACCCTCGGCTTCGCCTCCAAGTACCCGGACCGCGTGGTGAAGGCGGTGCCGATCGATATCCCGCCGGCGATGCAACGGCGCCAGGAAGGCCCGCCTTCCGGCGAACGTCGAGGCGTCGAGCAGCCAGCGCAGACCGAGTTCGATTCCGTCGAGGAGATGTTCCGGCAGGCACGCCAGCTAAACCAGATCGCCTCCGACGAGATGATCCGGCACAGAGTGACCAACAACGCTCGCCAACTCTCGAGCGGCAAGTGGACCTGGAAGTACAGCCCGGACGCTCCGCGGCTCTGGCGTCCCGAGGACCTGTGGGACCGCCTGCCGCGCATCACGGCGCCGACCCTAGTCGTCCGCGGAGGTGTGAGCAACGTGCTGACACAGGAGGTCGCGGAGAAGGAGGCGGCCGCGATCCCGAACGGCCGCCTGGTCGTAATCGAAGGCTCCGGGCACCCCGTGCCCATGGACCGCCCGAGGGAGCTCGAGGCGGAGGTCAGGGCGTTCTTGCGCGAGTAA